A window from Bacillota bacterium encodes these proteins:
- a CDS encoding SIS domain-containing protein yields MNDKEILALLRDTIMKEARMLQMVADQVDDGYIGALKLVLGCKGHVFVTGVGTSHAMAWRLAHLLSCSGAPSVFIHATDSLHGSSGAITPNDVLIAISKGGETDEVIEFSKIARRRGASVIAMTEAPESTLASMADQVVIVRVPAEADPFGMIATGSSLANGIAGDALCVAVQQLKGYTKESFAVTHPGGAVGKTLRKEAQA; encoded by the coding sequence ATGAATGATAAGGAGATCTTGGCGCTACTTCGCGACACCATCATGAAAGAGGCACGCATGCTTCAGATGGTGGCTGATCAGGTTGACGACGGGTATATTGGTGCGCTCAAACTGGTCTTAGGATGCAAGGGACATGTGTTCGTGACAGGCGTTGGCACCTCGCATGCAATGGCGTGGCGGCTAGCCCATCTTCTGTCATGCTCAGGGGCCCCGTCGGTCTTCATTCACGCAACGGATAGCCTTCACGGTTCGTCTGGCGCTATAACCCCAAACGATGTCCTCATCGCGATTTCAAAGGGTGGCGAGACTGATGAAGTCATCGAGTTTTCCAAGATAGCCCGGAGACGCGGAGCCAGTGTGATCGCCATGACGGAAGCGCCGGAGTCAACTCTGGCGTCCATGGCAGATCAGGTGGTTATCGTAAGGGTCCCTGCCGAGGCCGACCCATTCGGGATGATAGCCACCGGGAGTTCTCTCGCCAACGGTATTGCGGGCGACGCATTGTGTGTGGCGGTCCAGCAGCTGAAGGGATACACCAAAGAGTCCTTTGCCGTCACTCATCCCGGTGGAGCGGTAGGGAAAACACTACGCAAGGAGGCACAGGCGTGA
- a CDS encoding FGGY family carbohydrate kinase: MSLLGLDIGTTGCKAAIFSQDGQVIGYSFKEYGYSCPYPKWAEQDPLEVMAAVREVIGGAVASVTRNDPVTVIGLSVQGDAIIPVDSHMNIIYPAILGMDARTEEECRWLDDKFGAHNIFRHTGMPIHPLNALTKIMWLKNNRPDVFEKTWKFLHYEEFVLAMLGGEPLVDLSMASRTMAFDISAGEWSSSILDAVGIPSEKLGTVVPSGHFAGRIAPELARELGLPKGVSLATGGHDQTCAALGAGVVREKMATVSTGTAEVMGIPFERPILSDEMLRSKYPCYYHVVPGIYFTITLNHTGGLLLRWYRDTFGHLEAREAAESGCDVYDLIISRVPKDPSHVLFLPHLVGSGTPWSDPKSKGAVVGLTLGTTRYDVVKGILDSLTYELKINLDTLYSLGVEVRELRAVGGGAKSPAWLQVKADVLGVPVATLAVREAACLGAALLGGLATGVFTSLTEAVDQLVRTEAVYTPDYDRHEMYLEKYDVYRSLYPALRPICHRI; encoded by the coding sequence ATGAGCCTGCTCGGGTTGGACATCGGAACCACTGGATGCAAGGCGGCCATCTTCAGCCAGGATGGCCAGGTGATCGGGTACTCGTTCAAGGAGTATGGTTACTCGTGTCCGTACCCCAAATGGGCCGAGCAGGATCCACTTGAAGTCATGGCGGCCGTGCGAGAAGTCATCGGAGGCGCGGTTGCTTCGGTGACGCGTAACGACCCGGTGACTGTAATAGGCCTTTCCGTTCAGGGCGACGCAATCATACCCGTGGACTCCCACATGAATATCATATACCCCGCAATCTTAGGAATGGACGCTCGTACAGAGGAAGAGTGCCGCTGGCTTGACGACAAGTTCGGAGCCCACAACATCTTCAGGCACACCGGCATGCCCATCCATCCACTGAACGCTCTGACCAAGATCATGTGGCTCAAGAACAATCGCCCGGATGTGTTCGAGAAGACCTGGAAGTTCCTGCACTACGAGGAGTTCGTTCTGGCCATGCTCGGCGGAGAGCCGCTTGTGGACCTGTCCATGGCTTCCAGAACGATGGCATTTGACATCTCGGCAGGAGAATGGTCATCGTCGATCCTGGATGCTGTGGGCATCCCGTCCGAGAAACTCGGAACAGTGGTGCCTTCAGGACACTTCGCCGGACGGATTGCCCCCGAGCTTGCCCGCGAGCTTGGGCTTCCAAAGGGAGTCAGTCTTGCCACCGGGGGGCACGACCAGACTTGTGCCGCGCTCGGTGCGGGCGTAGTGCGCGAGAAGATGGCTACAGTCTCCACGGGTACTGCAGAAGTAATGGGGATTCCATTCGAGAGGCCGATTCTAAGCGATGAGATGTTGAGGAGCAAGTACCCGTGCTATTACCATGTGGTACCCGGCATCTACTTCACAATAACGCTCAACCATACGGGGGGGCTCCTGCTGAGGTGGTACCGAGACACTTTCGGGCATCTCGAGGCTCGGGAGGCCGCCGAGTCCGGGTGCGATGTCTATGATCTCATCATATCTCGTGTGCCCAAGGACCCTTCGCATGTGCTGTTTCTTCCGCACTTAGTTGGAAGTGGTACGCCGTGGTCGGATCCGAAGTCGAAGGGGGCTGTCGTAGGACTTACTCTGGGAACAACTAGATACGATGTGGTCAAGGGCATTCTCGACAGCCTAACCTATGAACTAAAGATCAACCTTGACACGCTTTATAGCCTGGGTGTGGAAGTCCGAGAGCTTCGAGCCGTGGGTGGAGGCGCCAAGTCTCCGGCGTGGCTACAAGTGAAAGCGGATGTGCTCGGTGTGCCGGTAGCCACACTCGCCGTTCGCGAAGCTGCATGCCTCGGGGCCGCATTGCTCGGCGGTCTAGCAACGGGAGTCTTTACCTCGTTGACTGAGGCCGTCGATCAACTTGTTCGCACCGAAGCCGTCTACACGCCAGATTACGACCGGCATGAGATGTATCTGGAGAAGTACGATGTCTATCGTTCATTATACCCGGCCCTGAGGCCGATCTGTCACCGAATATAG
- a CDS encoding MurR/RpiR family transcriptional regulator, with translation MEGNSDAGGDLPVMLPAPVKIKRVYDSLNSAERKAAEFVLQNPKSVVEMGIAEVARAAGCSTATLSRFARRIGYENYREFRTALEPTSEPGGGGFYPDVQPSDDYGDILRKVFQSSVRTIEHTLAAIDVDEYRRVLEALSSASRVVFFAIGDAAAVAHAGCYKFARIGYQTSYSSDPDVSLVTGSLLRRGDMAVGISHSGQTTTVIRALKQSKKAGATTVAITNFPLSPIVRIADHVLLTAAFAESSTGELMAHRVAQLCVLEALWVGVLQKRRGSLKELLSYIDESLRVNKE, from the coding sequence ATGGAGGGCAATAGCGATGCCGGTGGGGACTTGCCAGTAATGTTGCCCGCACCGGTGAAAATCAAGCGGGTATATGATTCGCTCAACTCCGCCGAGAGAAAGGCAGCGGAGTTCGTCCTGCAAAACCCGAAGAGCGTCGTTGAAATGGGCATTGCAGAGGTGGCAAGGGCAGCTGGTTGTAGCACCGCAACATTGTCGCGGTTTGCCCGTCGGATTGGATATGAGAACTATCGAGAATTTCGGACCGCCCTTGAGCCAACGAGCGAACCCGGGGGTGGGGGCTTTTATCCGGACGTGCAGCCAAGCGACGACTATGGAGACATCTTACGAAAGGTGTTTCAATCCTCCGTCCGCACGATCGAGCATACGTTGGCAGCCATCGACGTGGATGAATATCGTAGAGTCCTTGAGGCTCTTAGCAGTGCTTCCAGGGTGGTGTTCTTCGCAATCGGAGATGCGGCCGCAGTAGCGCATGCCGGATGCTACAAGTTTGCGAGAATTGGCTACCAGACATCGTACTCATCAGATCCTGACGTGAGTCTAGTAACAGGGAGTCTCTTGAGAAGGGGAGATATGGCGGTAGGCATATCCCACTCTGGCCAAACCACTACAGTAATTCGGGCTCTGAAGCAAAGCAAGAAAGCTGGGGCTACAACCGTCGCAATTACCAATTTCCCCCTTTCGCCAATTGTCAGGATCGCGGATCATGTGCTCCTTACCGCCGCGTTTGCGGAGTCCTCGACAGGAGAGCTGATGGCCCACCGTGTGGCCCAACTGTGCGTGCTGGAAGCTCTATGGGTTGGGGTTCTCCAGAAAAGGAGGGGGAGTCTGAAAGAGTTGTTGTCATACATCGATGAGAGTCTTCGGGTTAACAAGGAGTGA
- a CDS encoding NAD(P)-dependent oxidoreductase, which translates to MYAIDEKLEELHRAGTPIRVGLIGVGQMGKDILAQVRQMKGIEICVAVDLDSSTVLEGLKLAQDNREPTLVDSAYEAARMLGQSRVLVSTRYEMATRTPQVQVVIDATGSPEMGARIALDAINHKKHVVMMNLECDVTVGPILRQLADNAGVIYTLTAGDEPGSIMELYRFAKALGLKVVAAGKGKNNPLDPYATPDEWAERAKTRSMSPRMLVEFVDGSKTMVEMAAVANATGLVPDIRGMHGPKCVVKDLAKVFCRKHQGGILEREGVVDFAIGDVHPGVFLVVTTDQPRLIDSLIQRDMGNGPNYLLYRPYHLCGMETPLTAAQAVLYHEATMQPLKRPLTAECIAIAKRHLPAGTVLDGIGEYCYRGSIELGHIARNEKMLPLGLAKGARLVRDVRKDEIITYDSVELVDSTLLQLRRIQDGILN; encoded by the coding sequence ATGTACGCTATCGACGAAAAGCTTGAGGAGCTGCACAGAGCAGGGACTCCTATTAGGGTTGGTTTGATAGGTGTCGGGCAGATGGGCAAAGACATACTTGCCCAGGTTAGGCAGATGAAGGGCATAGAGATCTGCGTCGCGGTCGATCTTGACTCGTCAACGGTGCTCGAGGGCTTGAAGCTTGCCCAGGACAACCGCGAACCTACGCTCGTGGACAGCGCCTACGAGGCGGCGCGGATGCTGGGCCAAAGCCGGGTTTTGGTGTCAACGAGATATGAAATGGCCACGAGGACCCCTCAGGTTCAGGTAGTCATCGATGCCACCGGGTCCCCGGAAATGGGCGCTCGCATCGCTCTTGACGCTATCAACCACAAGAAACACGTTGTGATGATGAACCTAGAATGCGATGTCACGGTTGGGCCAATTCTGAGGCAGCTGGCAGACAACGCTGGGGTCATATACACTCTCACGGCGGGCGACGAGCCGGGCTCGATAATGGAGCTGTACAGGTTTGCCAAGGCCTTGGGGCTCAAGGTGGTAGCAGCGGGAAAGGGAAAAAACAATCCCTTGGATCCTTATGCAACCCCTGATGAGTGGGCCGAGAGGGCTAAGACCAGGAGCATGAGTCCCAGGATGCTGGTGGAGTTTGTGGATGGGTCAAAGACGATGGTTGAGATGGCAGCTGTTGCCAACGCAACCGGCCTTGTTCCCGACATCCGTGGGATGCATGGTCCGAAGTGTGTTGTAAAAGACCTAGCCAAGGTATTCTGCCGCAAGCACCAAGGAGGCATCTTGGAAAGAGAAGGAGTCGTAGACTTTGCCATTGGTGATGTGCACCCGGGCGTCTTTCTAGTCGTGACTACAGACCAGCCGCGGCTCATAGACAGCTTGATTCAGAGGGACATGGGAAACGGTCCAAACTACCTGCTCTATCGCCCATATCATCTCTGCGGGATGGAGACGCCTCTGACTGCGGCTCAGGCTGTCTTGTATCACGAGGCGACGATGCAGCCGCTGAAAAGGCCCCTGACTGCCGAATGCATAGCAATTGCAAAGAGGCATCTGCCTGCTGGAACAGTTCTGGACGGCATCGGTGAGTATTGTTACCGAGGCAGTATAGAATTGGGACACATCGCCCGGAATGAGAAGATGCTCCCCCTTGGGCTTGCGAAAGGTGCAAGGCTGGTACGTGACGTCAGGAAAGACGAGATCATCACCTATGATTCGGTGGAACTCGTTGACTCCACGCTATTACAGCTTCGGAGAATCCAAGACGGGATCCTCAACTAG